Proteins encoded together in one Macadamia integrifolia cultivar HAES 741 chromosome 8, SCU_Mint_v3, whole genome shotgun sequence window:
- the LOC122087449 gene encoding uncharacterized protein LOC122087449: MDPKTDKLVRRTTMIATVTASYFLLTADYGPEPNALDPIKKSLKSAERSVKRFFFGSDMEFPDKHSSNTAKEQQP, encoded by the exons ATGGATCCAAAGACGGATAAGCTGGTCAGAAGAACAACAATGATAGCCACTGTAACTGCTTCGTATTTTCTCCTCACTGCGGATTACGGTCCTGAACCAAACGCCCTAGATCCT ATCAAGAAGTCATTAAAATCAGCAGAACGTTCCGTGAAGAGGTTTTTCTTTGGCTCAGATATGGAATTCCCTGACAAACACAGCTCCAATACCGCGAAGGAACAGCAGCCATAG